In Telopea speciosissima isolate NSW1024214 ecotype Mountain lineage chromosome 10, Tspe_v1, whole genome shotgun sequence, the DNA window ctTCTCAAAGGGAAAACCAAAACTGGGAAGCCACTCAAGCTTCCACCTTCCCCTCCTGGCTTTCCCATCATAGGCAATTTGCATCAAACTGGTGTCTTGCCTTACCGCACATTAGCAGAGCTCTCCCAGAAATATGGACAGGTCATGCTTGTTCGTCTAGGAATGGCTTCTGTGGTGTTTGTCTCAACCCCTGAAATGGCAAAAGAGGTCTTGAAGAACCAAGATGCCAACATGTGTAGCAGAGCTCCTCTGGCCGGCCCAAGAAAGATCTCTTATGATTTCAAAGATATTGCCTTCACTCCCTATGGAGAGTGGTGGAGGGAGATCCGCAAGATTTGTACTTTAGAACTTCTTAGCCCCAAAGCCGTTCAATCCTATCTACATGTGAGGGAAGAAGAGATTGCTCGTATGATTGATTCCATTGCCAAAGCTTCTTCAGATCCTGTTGACATCTCTGAGAAGATACTGTCCCTTACAGACAGCTTGATATGCAGGACTGCTTTTGGCAAGGTTTATAAAGGGAGAGGCTTTGATAATGGTAAATTATCTGAAGCAGTCCATGATGCAATGGCTTGCTTGAGTAATTTTTCTGGAGAGGATTTCTTCCCCTATTTTGGATGGATCATTGATACACTCACAGGACACACTGCAAGGGTTGATAAGGCTTTCCATAATTTGGATAACTTCTTTGAGAAAGCCATTGAGGATCACCTTGATCCCAATAGAGCAAAGCCAGAGCGCGAAGACATCATCGACGTCTTGCTCCGATTGAAGAACGAGCAATCCAGTCGAATTCGCATCACCAAAGACCACATCAAAGGAGTTCTCAAGGTAAGCCTATCAACCCTTTAGTCTTATTTTCTAAAGTCTAACCTGGGTCAGGTCATTCATACGATTGAAGCCAATAAACCCAATTTGCTtgttttaatggttttttttttttttttttttttttttttgggttcttttcAGGATGTATTCCTTGCTTCAGTAGACACAAGTTCTCTTAGCATGGTGTGGGCAATGACAGATCTTGCCAGGCACCCAAGTGTGATGAAGAAGGTGCAGGCCGAGATCAGAAATCATGTGGGTAAGAAGGGAAAGGTCCAAGAAAGTGATCTGGAAGAGCTTCATTTCTTCAAGGCAGCATTGAAGGAGAGCTGGAGGTTACACCCACCTTCACCTCTGTTAATTGCTCGAGAAACCATGTGCGATTGCAAGTTAGATGGTTATGATATCCCCAACAAAACAAGAATCCATGTTAACGTTTTTGCAGTCCACAGAGATTCTAGATACTGGAAGAACCCAGATGATTACATTCCAGAAAGATTCATCGAGAACCCTCTTGATGTGAGAGGGCAAAGCTATGAGTTTTTGCCCTTCTCATCAGGGAGAAGGATTTGTCCTGGGATTAATATGGGAGTTGCAATTGTGGAGCTCACAGTGGCAAATCTTCTATATAGTTTTGATTGGCAACTTCCCAAAGGAATGAAAACTGAAGATATCAACATGGAGGAGTCATTTAATCTCACTCTCAACAAGAAGACACCTCTCATACTGGTGCCTACTCCCTACGACTGAGTTGAAATTGTctactttgttttcttctttgtcattTAATCCCACTTTCAACTGAATCATATAAGGTAGCTTTGTTTGTTTGTATTGCAAATTCCAATAGGCTATAGTTCTACTCATTATGAGTATTTGAGATCAGTCTTGTATTGGCTGGTGTCTGGTCATTGTTTTAGTTTCATCTCTTTTTCcccatttatatattttttgtctGAATTATTCGTTTTCAATTAGAGGGATGAACTCCTGATGATTTGGGGCATAGTTTATTGGGAAAACACATTTCAATTGTCTTTTAATGGCTCAGTTGGAGAGGATTAATGTGAGAAAAAGCTGCAAATGCTACTCTGACTACTGCGGCAAGGAATGGGAGACCAAATCAATTGAGAAGTgtatgaagaaaaagaatattgtGATTGTTATGCGTGTGTCAAATTCTTGTACCTGTTTCGATTATTGGTccgctccgacatttttggtggtgaCCCAAATGGGATTTTTTCTGAAGTCTGAAGGAGCATTACCGAgttttattgtcttgttgtgtaagcaagaGTCAAAAGTGAGTTTTGGGGTTTTCGTGTTAGGATGTTGAGAAGAGAATTCTTCCTGCTGTGCCATTTGGGTGtacttgagagatctccattgtacttttcttctattatataatgaatcatcttcagtttcgcccgtggatgtagcacaccacattggtgtgtgaaccacgttaactCTGTGTCATCctttctctgttttgttttttcattcatGTTTCTTTAGTGTTTATTTTAACTGTGATCACATATGTTCTAAAACGTCACTTGATAGATGATTTGAGATGTTTAGCTCTGGGCAGAGAAGAATGTCATTCGTTCTGTATATAGTTATTTGAAGAAGGATTATAAACTGAAGGGAAGCCCTCTGAGAGCAATCCAATGAGATTGCCTTAAAACATAAATGGAGAGGGTATTTGCCCACGGCACCCATCTATGGAATGGTAATCTTCAAGGatcaattttaattttgagACTCTCACATACCTCTCTTTCAgacaatagaaataaaatttgCCCTGGTGGGCTCTCCAGCATGCTGAGATTCTTCAAGTATTTGATTCCCGATTGCTGTACTTCTTTGAATGGTGATCTTCATAGGTTTCCTTCGTTTCCTTCTTGTTCTCTTCAAGATCAAGAACTTGGGGCTCAATTACAGAAAATGTTGGAAGGAGAGCAGTTCTTTTGGGAACAAaatcaagaacaagaagtgatGGTTCATGAAATTCAAGAGAAACATGTAGAGAAGCaacaagaggagaaagaagaggaagtggaggatgagaaggagggggaaagggaaggagaaagtgATGGGAAGAAGCACAATGGGGATGAAGGTAGAAGTAATAGAAATCTGGTATTTGAAAGGAAGAACATAttctcaaccccccccccccccatattaTTATTGCAATTCTTGAGACCCTAGCTTCTCTCTCACGATCAATCTTCCTATTCAAGTTGTGTTCGTGTTCTCTGTGGGGTTCCATTTGTTCCCAAAGATTTTTGGTGTGGAGTTCTCCGTGGAGAAGCCTTTCAAGATATTTAGAGATTGTAGAAGATTGTTCGAGTTCGTAAAGCTTGTAACTAAATTCATACGAGAGCTTTCCGCTGTGTTTCCATCTCCATTCAGGTAACGCCCTAATGGGTGGTGATTCATTTACAGCTTCCTTGTCATCAGGGGAGGATTCATCCACCATAGTAGTTGAGGCTGAAGATCCACCATTGTAGGCTCACACTCAAGATTATGATCATTTTGCTTGCCTTCCTGCTGTATCAAAGGTTAACATTCATTTTGTCATTTACTTCTGTCATATTTTGGATTCTAATTAAAGAATAATTAGCCTAATAtataagaatttttttaatgtgCAAATGTTTTATCTTTATAAATAGAAGCAAATATACCTGGACGATGAGAGGTTCATATTGAAGCTTTAGTTCAACAAGACAATGGGAGTAGTACGATGATAACTAGTTTGAGATGACTTTACAGAAATATAAACATATGTTTTTGCTAAGGTTACGAGAAACTTGGGTATGCTTACAACTCCAATACAAATGCATCTTTGAGCATTACAAATCATATGACGGAAGGGAAATAAAGGGTAGTAGTTTTCTGTTCGGAattgtggcctacgccagcactccaatgagtctatctctctcctcaaaacaaggggggcaGAGgtttcttttcatatggggaggggagagatagactcatcggagtgctagtgtaggccactcccggacaaagttcttttttcctaagcttaaaattagggaaaaaggttctctaagcTGCCAGTGGAgggttccctctctctctctctctctaatgtaTGAAAACATTTCGCGGCATCTCATTGGTGCACTCTTCTATGTTGCTAGCTTGGTCAAATAATCTTCTCCCTTAAAGATGTAGGAGGCTGGAAAGACACACTGGTGCTTGTAATTAGGGACCACTGTGTAATGAAACTTTGGcctatatgtttttttttgggagaatgttctctgtgccacagtgTAGCatgcgcccaagcacatgggcagcctgtgcaggggcaGGGTAGTCATTGTGCCCAACCCCCATGTACCTCAGCGTAGGCTGCACTGTGGCAaagagaacagcaccccttttttttttttttttttaatgagaactTTGGTTATAAGTTGTTCATCAAGTAAATCGTACAAAAAGTGTAAGATTTCGATGACACATTAATGATTACTTATTGAAATGATTTTTGACTTCCTAAAGCCAGTGATTCCAACAATTACTAATTCTCATGGCCAAGGTCTAGAATTTTTCTGGCCAGGTTTTCATTGACATTTTAGTAATGTCTCATCTTATTTTGAGTTCAAATGATAATTAGGGAAGCAGCTTTCTGTACAAGAGTACTCCCATGTGgctatctctcctccttaaaacaaaggggtagaggtgtcttttcatatgggggaggagagagatagactcatgggagtgctggtgttgGCCACACTTCTGGACAGAGATCTTTATCCCTTAAATTAACCGAAAATTTGTTTTTCCACACCTATGCAAAGAACCATTTCTCATAACACTTGCCATTTGTTTAGCCATGTGAACTGATGATTTGGTattaaggggtttttttttttttttttttgttacaagCTTGATAGATCACCTGTTAAATTTGATGATCTATCTTAATTAATtgatctaaaaaaataaattttcaccttgatttttcttagtttcttgGTGAGCTCACCTCCtaaaatctctattttttttttttatataaaagactttaaaaatagggttttcttcaaatgcccccccccccccctcaaatgAGTCCGGATCCACTCGAATGACATTGAAAAGGAATCCTCTTCAATGACCTTCTCCTCCCAACGTCACGTTTCACATCAATTCAAGGAGACTTAActatgttttctttatttttatttttctttgtcccttctctcccttttttcaGGAATTCATAGAACGTTGTTCAAATAGGTAATTAAGTCCAAGAATCTAATCTTAGATCTCTCTCTGGCACACACCTTATGCAAAGAATCCTGCAACTCACattagtttgttttctttatctCTTCACCTCCCTGCGCCTGTGTATGTGTTTTGCAAAATACGATGCAAGTGCTGCATCAACAGCCCCATGAATTGAAGCCAAAGTCAAAATGAAATCTCCAACTTGCACTAGGTGCCTTGGAGCCGTGAGATCGGGTATTGGTCACTTGAATCGGGTTGGGTATCTACCGATATGGCAATCGGTTGTATCGTATAAGTTTACCcctgattttcttttaaaaaataggctcttttactattttaccctttgtctgtATCATTTCACCAAAACGGTATTAGAACAATATCGGGATCATGGTTTGaagaattggtatcggatccgataccgattcacATCAGTATTGGTTGagaccaataccaattcctGGCCGATCCCGTCTTGGTGGACCAGTATagacaagggtaaaattttAGAAGCAGGGGTAAACCTAACCAATCTGGATCGATAGAGATCGATATTGATTACTAAAACCAGGTATCGGTCACTAACAAAACCAATATAATACTGCTATGCTATCGACAATGATCGGCCGTATCTGACAAAATTGCCCCTGATTTACCTTTAAAAGATATCGGCACAATATCAGGATCGGCCACAATCGAAACCGTTACATATCGCCCGGTACAagcgatatgataccgatacctcaaaccatgacgATACTGATATGTTTCGCGAACGATGCGATAATACCTCAGACCATGATAAACAATCTCGTCAAAGCTTGCAAATTAAACTTTAACAATTTGTATATAAAGTTTTAAAGCGGTTGGGACATGATTTAAAGATTCCTATCTTAATTACCTAAATTTTTTGATAATAATTAATGCTTGAGTATCTACCTAGGGGGTAGAGGCGTTAtttcacggtgccctgtgagggGGTGTATGAAACACCACCAAgaagagatctttttccctactCTTAATTACCTATTTGAACTCAAATCACTTTTTATAGATTCCTTAAAAAGGGACagggaggaaaaagaaaaataggaaaaaaaaattatgagaaaTAGTGTTAAGTCTTAGTGAATTGATATGAAACGTGGTACTAGGAGAAGGTTATTAGAGAGGAATCTTCCTCAATATCATTGGAGAGGATAACAGTGCCAAAAAAGGTCCTTAGTTGAGGGAGGAACACTGTTTTGGACAGTTTAGTAAACCTAAATCCAAAGCAATATGTTTTTCCGTTTGTTTCGGTGTAAAATTTTCCTTACTTcataattttcaattcaaaaaattttagaagtaaaactttaaatgttgaaaagtgttccaatgtttgtttttttattgaaacaaacattagaaaaaTTTTCACCATGTAAAATTTGCTGCGAAAAACTTTTAGATAAAATTTTATatcgaaacaaacggagcctaactaaaacaatgagtgggtaattttgtctagtcctgtaattttccctatatttAATGCTGCATATCAGCATATCTACGAATGGATCAAATAACAAATAGCTTATGAATGTGAATTAAAAATCTCCAAGatcttataaaataaaattgttatTAAATTCATGCCTCGAGAAGGAGCAAAGCATTTTCCGAACTAACTTCCATCCTATTCGTCGGAAAAATAAGTGTTGATGGATAAGGGCGAGGTGaatacagaatttaaaaaaGGCTTCTGAATCTTCTGgcataataatataaaataactATCTCAAGTTGGGAAGGAAACTATATTAGATTAgcgagaatgttctttgtgtcggGATGCaggctgtgcctagacacatgcgGGTGGGCGCAATAACCATCTTATCCCCTGAGTGATAGACCCATGTGTCTGAGAGCCTGTGttacagcacagagaacatcaactcATTAGATCATAAGAACTCCCGCGTCTTctctttcaaatttttaagtTTATTAGGGAAAGGGAACCTTAATTGCACGTGTGCTGCATGCTGTCCCTATGTCTAGATAGAGGGGTATGTGAAATGATTGCTTTACTTTCAAGAAATTCTGCCTTTTTATAGGGGTATGATGGTCATTTCACTTGTCCTTATATAAGCGTGGATACCCAATTAGCATTAATTCTCCCTTTTAGTAGACTATGATATGATGGTGCATGTATGGGGTTCATATCCAATACggaaattatctcctccaattccctgcCTCGTCCAGTTCTCTAGTACCTTTAATAAGGCATTGGGGAACTGAGCCGGAGAGAAAActgaaggagataaagatcaCATAGGCTAGTATGATTGGGTCTTTCATCTCATCCCCTGAAAGTGGTAATTAGAGCTTGTGAAACATTAGAAAACCATGAGACAAAATTCATCCATCACCATCGTCGTGTCCCATGCCATGCCATGCCATGCCATGGAGATCTGGACACCTATACCATCACGTGTCGGCCTAATAGCTGCATATCTCAAAATAAATTAT includes these proteins:
- the LOC122644061 gene encoding cytochrome P450 71B37-like, which produces MALLPFLVLLFLPLLSLLLLKGKTKTGKPLKLPPSPPGFPIIGNLHQTGVLPYRTLAELSQKYGQVMLVRLGMASVVFVSTPEMAKEVLKNQDANMCSRAPLAGPRKISYDFKDIAFTPYGEWWREIRKICTLELLSPKAVQSYLHVREEEIARMIDSIAKASSDPVDISEKILSLTDSLICRTAFGKVYKGRGFDNGKLSEAVHDAMACLSNFSGEDFFPYFGWIIDTLTGHTARVDKAFHNLDNFFEKAIEDHLDPNRAKPEREDIIDVLLRLKNEQSSRIRITKDHIKGVLKDVFLASVDTSSLSMVWAMTDLARHPSVMKKVQAEIRNHVGKKGKVQESDLEELHFFKAALKESWRLHPPSPLLIARETMCDCKLDGYDIPNKTRIHVNVFAVHRDSRYWKNPDDYIPERFIENPLDVRGQSYEFLPFSSGRRICPGINMGVAIVELTVANLLYSFDWQLPKGMKTEDINMEESFNLTLNKKTPLILVPTPYD